One region of Triticum aestivum cultivar Chinese Spring chromosome 6B, IWGSC CS RefSeq v2.1, whole genome shotgun sequence genomic DNA includes:
- the LOC123133206 gene encoding NAC transcription factor NAM-2 encodes MEVAPLPPGYRFQPTDVELILYYLKRKILGKKLRRNAVTEIDIYKFAPWDLPGKSSMPTGDLQWYFFCTCGREYPTGSRTNRSNQAGHWKATGKDRKVVYNSRTVGMKRTLVFHAGKGRKEKRTDWVMHEYRLVESEIPNAGVRLDDFVLCKVYQKSGPGPKIGEQYGAPFEEEEEEMNDDPNGEAYCLSHSSAPGPSHGGVLNSAGQSVCDGGRTSLSILSANNGKSSSSGVHPDRASRPDVNWDRIHIQQLADILGCLSTNHVGQDGPSSDSTTYHDTEALFDDSEAIFDITDQVVPSSLVSLCKQCDSCGVRLIDPLLEPVAGEVYLELNDLLLCHAGHVPDGSSQALVLSSGACHEGPPMD; translated from the exons ATGGAAGTGGCGCCGCTCCCTCCTGGATACCGGTTCCAACCGACCGATGTTGAACTCATCCTCTACTATCTAAAGAGGAAGATACTGGGTAAAAAGTTGCGCCGCAATGCTGTTACAGAAATCGATATCTACAAATTCGCCCCCTGGGATCTTCCAG GGAAATCTTCAATGCCAACTGGGGATCTTCAGTGGTATTTCTTTTGTACTTGCGGTCGGGAGTACCCTACCGGGTCAAGAACTAACCGGTCAAACCAAGCTGGGCACTGGAAAGCTACTGGAAAGGACAGGAAGGTGGTCTATAATTCTCGGACTGTTGGGATGAAGAGGACGCTGGTGTTTCATGCTGGCAAGGGACGCAAGGAGAAAAGAACTGACTGGGTCATGCATGAATATAGGCTGGTCGAAAGCGAAATTCCTAATGCCGGTGTTAGACTG GATGATTTCGTTCTCTGCAAAGTCTATCAGAAAAGTGGTCCAGGTCCCAAGATTGGGGAACAGTATGGCGCTCCAttcgaggaagaggaagaggaaatgAATGATGATCCAAATGGGGAAGCTTACTGTTTATCCCATTCTTCCGCACCTGGACCAAGCCATGGTGGTGTGTTGAACTCTGCGGGTCAATCGGTTTGTGATGGCGGCAGGACTTCCTTGAGCATTTTGTCAGCAAATAACGGCAAGAGCTCCTCCAGTGGTGTCCATCCTGACCGGGCTTCTCGTCCGGATGTTAACTGGGACAGGATACATATACAGCAGTTAGCTGATATACTGGGTTGTCTCTCGACGAATCATGTAGGCCAAGATGGTCCATCG TCTGATTCGACCACTTACCATGACACAGAAGCATTGTTTGACGATAGTGAAGCTATATTTGACATAACGGACCAAGTTGTGCCTTCTTCACTGGTTAGCCTCTGCAAGCAGTGTGACTCGTGCGGCGTTCGGCTGATCGACCCTTTGCTGGAACCGGTGGCAGGCGAAGTGTACCTGGAGCTGAATGACCTGCTGTTGTGCCATGCCGGCCATGTTCCAGACGGCAGTAGCCAGGCGCTGGTGCTGTCCAGCGGTGCATGCCATGAGGGCCCTCCAATGGATTAA